A region from the Halobacillus mangrovi genome encodes:
- the secG gene encoding preprotein translocase subunit SecG produces the protein METLAITLLTIDTIALIVLVLLQSGKSAGLSGAISGGAEQLFGKQKARGIDAVLHKATIVTGVLFFVLAFLTGYVIG, from the coding sequence ATGGAAACACTTGCAATCACATTACTAACCATTGATACAATAGCTTTAATCGTATTGGTTCTACTTCAATCTGGTAAAAGTGCCGGTCTTTCAGGAGCGATTTCTGGAGGGGCTGAACAATTATTTGGTAAACAAAAGGCTCGTGGTATAGATGCTGTACTGCACAAAGCGACCATCGTAACCGGTGTTCTTTTCTTTGTATTGGCATTCTTGACAGGCTATGTTATTGGATAA
- the smpB gene encoding SsrA-binding protein SmpB, translating to MPRGHGKTIAQNKKARHDFSIEETFEAGIVLQGTEIKSIRNGRINLKDSFARVNNGEVFLHNMHISPYEQGNIYNHDPTRARKLLLHRKEINQLIGQTQQKGYSLVPLKVYIKNGVAKVLLGVGRGKKKYDKREDLKRKQQKREIDRAIKDSLH from the coding sequence ATGCCAAGAGGACATGGAAAAACCATTGCACAAAACAAAAAAGCAAGGCATGACTTTTCCATTGAAGAGACATTCGAAGCTGGTATTGTTCTGCAAGGGACTGAAATTAAATCGATCCGTAATGGACGAATTAATCTGAAGGACAGCTTCGCTCGTGTAAATAATGGAGAAGTTTTTCTGCATAATATGCACATTTCACCATATGAACAAGGAAATATCTACAATCATGATCCGACTCGTGCACGTAAGCTGCTACTGCACCGCAAAGAGATTAATCAGTTGATTGGTCAAACCCAACAAAAAGGGTATTCGCTTGTACCTTTGAAAGTGTACATCAAAAATGGCGTAGCTAAAGTGTTGCTCGGTGTCGGCCGCGGTAAGAAGAAATATGATAAACGTGAAGACCTGAAGCGTAAGCAGCAAAAACGCGAAATTGACCGAGCTATCAAAGACAGCCTGCACTAG
- a CDS encoding GNAT family N-acetyltransferase — protein sequence MEQAIAVRPLRLNDNSALEAMDTGIEDDYVIRIFDRLIKSEDHELFGLFQDKQMLAVGGYSLFGGNKFAMLGRLRSDRRYLKKGYATELLKPILRHLQNRSEVSWIGANTQVGNIPARRVFEKLDFHQSPALYYLTLDQPQLLTGNTPGSVWEKRNDVTEKRELLLSLKKNKLGVFPYECYYPLPYDPALFIDDYLNNSTFYKNKDGTRFVIIKNDIKKYEYSHVKYFWNDHYEQPGFFETVLDHWKQNPSNVGCWIDFSHQGFDNIPDLSPYKVQDPWILYEFWKDRH from the coding sequence ATGGAACAAGCGATAGCTGTAAGACCCCTTCGTTTAAATGATAACTCTGCCCTTGAGGCTATGGATACAGGTATCGAAGATGATTACGTTATTCGGATATTCGATCGTTTAATTAAATCGGAAGATCATGAACTTTTTGGTCTTTTTCAAGACAAGCAAATGCTGGCTGTTGGAGGGTACAGCTTATTTGGCGGAAATAAGTTCGCCATGCTTGGACGTTTACGCAGTGATCGTCGCTATTTGAAAAAGGGGTATGCGACTGAGCTTCTAAAACCTATACTAAGACATCTGCAAAACCGATCTGAAGTATCCTGGATAGGTGCCAACACTCAAGTTGGCAATATACCTGCTCGCCGCGTATTTGAGAAACTGGATTTTCACCAAAGTCCTGCGCTCTATTATTTAACCTTGGACCAGCCTCAATTGCTAACAGGAAACACCCCAGGAAGTGTATGGGAGAAAAGGAATGATGTGACTGAGAAACGAGAATTACTTCTTTCACTAAAGAAAAATAAACTCGGAGTATTTCCTTACGAATGTTACTACCCTCTTCCATATGATCCTGCTTTATTTATAGATGATTATCTAAATAATTCGACATTCTATAAAAATAAAGATGGGACAAGGTTTGTCATTATTAAGAATGACATAAAAAAATATGAGTATTCTCACGTCAAATATTTTTGGAACGACCATTATGAACAACCAGGCTTTTTTGAAACGGTTCTTGATCACTGGAAACAGAACCCGTCTAATGTAGGCTGCTGGATTGATTTTTCCCACCAAGGGTTTGACAACATTCCAGATCTATCTCCGTATAAAGTTCAAGACCCGTGGATATTATATGAATTTTGGAAAGATAGACATTGA
- a CDS encoding PTS fructose transporter subunit IIABC: MRITDLLTKDTILLNMSASSKPAAIDELIGKLDQAGKLNDRDEFKQAIEAREQQSTTGIGEGIAIPHAKTGAVKEPAIVFGRSQEGLDYESLDGEPTNLFFMIAASEGANNAHLETLSRLSSFLMDNNFRNKLEEAKTEDDVIEAINAKEAEEEGEEETDSGAESKILAVTACPTGIAHTFMAADKLKATAQEMGVNIKVQTNGSGGVKNRLTKEDIAEADAIIVAADTKVDMEGFHGKPVIEVPVAKAIHEPRDLIEKAVNKDAPTYQGGGSSKSAVGSEEKGQRSGIYKHLMNGVSNMLPFVVGGGILIAISFFWGINSANPDSGEYNRFAEMLSTIGGANAFFLLVPVLAGFIASSIADRPGFAPGMVGGLIAITQTSAEGAGNGSGFLGGLIAGFLAGYITLGVKKALEGLPAVLDGLKTVLFYPVLSIFATGMIMLLINPALTSVYTWLFDLLDSMSGTNLALLGLIVGGMMAVDMGGPVNKAAYTFGIAALEANNYTFIAAAMAGGMVPPLAMGLATTFFKNKFTKQERETGKAAYPLGAFFITEGAIPFAAADPARVIPSMVAGSALAGMLTMLFGIGLRAPHGGIIVAPLVEGGFMQIVLYLVAIAAGSILGAIVVGFLKKDLKKA, encoded by the coding sequence ATGAGAATTACAGACTTACTCACAAAAGACACGATTTTGTTAAACATGTCCGCTTCATCCAAACCTGCAGCGATCGATGAGTTGATTGGGAAGTTGGACCAGGCCGGTAAATTAAATGACCGCGATGAATTTAAACAGGCCATAGAAGCCCGTGAACAGCAAAGTACAACCGGGATTGGAGAAGGCATTGCGATTCCGCATGCTAAAACTGGAGCCGTCAAAGAACCAGCTATTGTGTTTGGGCGGTCTCAAGAAGGCTTGGATTATGAATCGCTTGATGGAGAGCCAACAAACTTGTTCTTTATGATTGCAGCTTCTGAAGGTGCGAACAACGCTCACTTAGAAACGTTGTCACGTCTTTCATCCTTTCTAATGGACAATAACTTCCGTAACAAATTGGAAGAAGCAAAAACGGAAGATGATGTCATCGAGGCAATTAACGCTAAAGAAGCCGAGGAAGAAGGAGAAGAAGAGACAGACAGCGGTGCCGAAAGTAAGATTCTTGCTGTTACGGCTTGTCCAACCGGGATTGCTCACACGTTTATGGCTGCCGATAAATTGAAAGCCACAGCACAAGAAATGGGCGTCAATATTAAAGTACAAACGAACGGTTCTGGCGGAGTGAAAAATCGTCTAACGAAAGAAGACATTGCTGAAGCTGATGCGATCATCGTAGCCGCTGATACAAAAGTCGATATGGAAGGCTTCCACGGAAAACCGGTTATTGAAGTCCCCGTAGCCAAAGCAATCCACGAACCAAGAGATTTGATTGAAAAAGCTGTAAACAAAGATGCACCAACCTATCAAGGTGGCGGCAGCAGCAAATCAGCTGTAGGATCTGAAGAAAAAGGCCAACGTTCCGGTATTTATAAACACTTAATGAATGGTGTTTCTAACATGCTTCCATTTGTCGTTGGAGGCGGTATCCTCATAGCAATATCGTTCTTCTGGGGAATTAATTCTGCTAACCCTGACAGTGGAGAATATAACCGCTTTGCTGAAATGTTAAGTACAATTGGCGGAGCCAACGCCTTCTTCTTACTTGTTCCTGTACTGGCTGGTTTCATTGCGTCCAGCATTGCAGATCGACCTGGTTTTGCCCCTGGTATGGTCGGAGGTCTTATTGCAATTACGCAAACCTCAGCGGAAGGTGCTGGAAACGGATCAGGTTTCTTAGGCGGTTTGATTGCCGGTTTCTTAGCAGGTTATATTACGTTAGGCGTTAAGAAAGCTCTTGAAGGACTTCCTGCTGTTTTAGATGGATTGAAGACAGTTCTCTTCTATCCAGTTCTATCGATTTTCGCAACAGGAATGATCATGTTACTCATCAATCCTGCACTAACAAGTGTTTACACTTGGTTGTTTGATTTGCTTGACAGCATGAGCGGGACAAACTTAGCTCTATTAGGACTCATAGTAGGCGGTATGATGGCTGTCGATATGGGGGGACCTGTAAACAAAGCAGCCTACACATTCGGAATCGCTGCTCTTGAAGCGAATAACTACACCTTTATTGCAGCAGCTATGGCCGGTGGTATGGTTCCACCACTTGCAATGGGACTTGCAACTACTTTCTTTAAAAATAAATTTACAAAACAAGAACGCGAAACAGGTAAAGCCGCTTATCCGTTAGGCGCATTCTTTATCACAGAGGGAGCGATTCCATTTGCCGCAGCTGACCCTGCACGTGTCATTCCTTCTATGGTCGCAGGAAGCGCTCTTGCAGGAATGCTGACGATGTTATTTGGTATCGGACTACGTGCCCCTCACGGAGGGATAATTGTGGCACCACTGGTAGAAGGTGGATTCATGCAGATTGTTCTTTATCTCGTCGCAATTGCCGCAGGCTCAATTCTTGGAGCAATTGTGGTAGGATTCTTGAAAAAAGACCTTAAAAAGGCTTAA
- a CDS encoding alpha/beta hydrolase: MKIKQPQPFTFEEGERAVLLLHGFTGHSADVRMLGRFLQKHGYTTHAPIYRGHGKELEALIDARPEEWWADVKEALNHLRELGYEKIAVAGLSLGGVLGLKLAYSEPIKGLVTMCAPMFFDNEKQLTQGFEFKARQYKQLEGKDKETIDQEVEEMLGESEEMFKELGKLITSVHDDVDQIYTPTFVVQAEKDEMINTESANYIYEQVEADKKDIKWYKNSGHVITMDKEKEQLHEDILEFLESLDWS; encoded by the coding sequence ATGAAGATTAAACAACCTCAGCCATTTACGTTTGAGGAAGGAGAACGTGCGGTATTATTATTACATGGATTTACTGGTCACTCTGCTGATGTAAGGATGCTCGGACGCTTTCTTCAAAAGCACGGCTACACAACACATGCGCCGATTTATCGCGGTCACGGCAAGGAATTAGAAGCACTTATTGATGCGCGCCCTGAAGAATGGTGGGCGGATGTGAAAGAGGCTTTGAATCATTTGAGAGAGCTTGGCTATGAAAAGATTGCTGTAGCAGGTCTGTCCTTAGGTGGAGTGTTAGGGTTAAAGCTTGCTTATTCTGAACCGATTAAAGGGCTTGTTACGATGTGTGCACCGATGTTTTTTGATAATGAAAAACAACTGACACAAGGGTTCGAATTTAAGGCTCGGCAGTATAAGCAGCTGGAAGGAAAAGATAAAGAAACGATTGATCAAGAGGTTGAAGAAATGCTTGGTGAATCAGAGGAAATGTTTAAAGAACTAGGTAAATTAATTACTTCCGTTCATGACGACGTCGACCAAATTTATACACCTACGTTTGTCGTCCAAGCAGAAAAAGATGAAATGATTAATACCGAAAGCGCAAACTATATTTACGAACAAGTTGAAGCAGACAAAAAAGACATTAAATGGTACAAAAACTCTGGACATGTCATTACGATGGACAAAGAAAAAGAACAACTTCATGAAGATATACTTGAATTTCTTGAATCATTAGACTGGTCATGA
- a CDS encoding DeoR/GlpR family DNA-binding transcription regulator, whose amino-acid sequence MLTPERHQIILKTIKKHHTVKLKELVDQTGASESTIRRDLDQLEKEGQIRRVHGGASLRSSTSDEPTLGEKTTKHHEEKIAIARYAASLIHDGDCVFIDAGSTTYEMIPFLKANDITVVTNGLNHLDALNEYQIKTYVLGGYVKHRTRAVVGAGALTNLQQYRFDQCFMGTNGISLEGGYTTPDTEEAAVKQMTLSLSKQRYILADHSKFDEVAFCKFGNLDQADILTNYQGSLLTHYKEKTNIKVVTA is encoded by the coding sequence TTGCTGACTCCCGAGCGACATCAGATCATCTTAAAAACAATCAAAAAGCACCACACCGTTAAATTGAAGGAATTAGTAGATCAGACTGGCGCATCAGAATCAACGATACGTAGAGACTTAGATCAATTGGAGAAAGAAGGACAAATTCGTCGTGTGCATGGTGGGGCTTCATTAAGAAGCTCAACGAGTGATGAACCAACCTTAGGAGAGAAAACTACTAAACACCATGAGGAAAAGATCGCGATCGCCCGCTATGCAGCTTCTTTAATTCATGATGGAGATTGTGTCTTCATTGATGCTGGATCAACGACATACGAAATGATTCCTTTTTTAAAAGCTAATGATATCACGGTAGTTACGAACGGATTAAATCATCTGGATGCTTTGAACGAATACCAAATCAAAACTTATGTATTGGGCGGGTATGTGAAACACCGTACCAGAGCCGTTGTCGGTGCAGGCGCACTCACTAATCTCCAGCAATATCGTTTCGATCAATGCTTTATGGGGACGAACGGAATATCGTTGGAAGGTGGTTATACGACCCCTGACACAGAAGAAGCCGCGGTCAAACAAATGACATTGTCTTTATCTAAACAGCGGTATATTCTCGCTGATCATTCAAAATTTGATGAAGTCGCTTTTTGTAAGTTCGGAAATCTCGATCAGGCAGACATCTTAACGAACTATCAAGGCAGCTTACTTACACACTATAAAGAAAAAACAAATATAAAGGTTGTGACAGCATGA
- the pfkB gene encoding 1-phosphofructokinase, giving the protein MIYSCTLNPSIDYVMSVHEFEAAGLNRAHQTFYYPGGKGINVSRVMSRLGVDTAALGFIGGFTGEFVKNFLSKENVSHQFVDTGQTTRVNVKLKSSNETEINGPGPNLTENHQQKLLEQVRSLTEEDTLVLAGSVPSSLPSDFYNTIADICYKNGTKFVADTSGDALKNLIGHPLFFLKPNHHELGELFSTNVDSIDKAAHYAAKLLDEGVKHVVISMGGAGAVYVGENKRLVANVPKGKVKNSVGAGDSLVSGFIAALHKGESVEEAFRYGVAAGSATAFNDDLCERDDVENLLNEIAISSINEEGINQ; this is encoded by the coding sequence ATGATCTATTCGTGTACATTGAACCCTTCGATTGATTACGTAATGAGCGTACATGAATTCGAAGCCGCTGGTTTAAACCGAGCTCATCAAACCTTTTATTATCCTGGGGGTAAAGGAATTAATGTCTCTCGCGTAATGTCAAGATTAGGCGTAGATACAGCTGCTCTGGGCTTTATCGGCGGTTTCACGGGGGAATTTGTAAAAAACTTTTTGTCAAAGGAAAACGTAAGCCATCAGTTTGTTGATACAGGCCAGACTACTCGAGTAAATGTAAAACTGAAAAGTTCCAATGAAACGGAAATTAACGGACCTGGGCCAAATTTAACTGAGAATCACCAGCAAAAGCTGCTTGAACAGGTTCGTTCACTCACAGAAGAAGATACGCTTGTGCTCGCAGGCAGTGTTCCATCCTCTCTTCCTTCGGACTTTTATAATACGATTGCTGACATTTGCTACAAAAATGGAACGAAGTTTGTTGCAGATACATCCGGAGATGCCCTGAAGAACTTGATTGGTCACCCGCTTTTCTTTCTTAAGCCGAATCATCATGAACTTGGGGAACTTTTCTCAACAAACGTGGATTCGATCGACAAAGCTGCCCATTATGCAGCAAAACTTCTAGATGAAGGCGTAAAACATGTGGTCATATCTATGGGGGGAGCAGGTGCCGTTTATGTTGGAGAAAATAAACGTCTTGTAGCTAATGTTCCTAAAGGTAAAGTAAAGAATTCTGTAGGTGCAGGTGACTCTCTTGTTTCTGGGTTTATCGCTGCGCTTCATAAAGGAGAGTCTGTCGAAGAAGCCTTTCGTTATGGCGTAGCCGCTGGCAGTGCAACAGCCTTTAATGATGACTTATGTGAAAGAGATGACGTAGAAAACTTATTAAATGAGATTGCCATTTCTTCAATTAATGAGGAGGGAATTAATCAATGA
- a CDS encoding Thoeris anti-defense Tad2 family protein, which yields MNFLTAAEKLNKGFALKRKDWSFEGYIIKDDKGRIRYFDHNEPAVYQPTIEDTLAEDWIEVDKDRWTVVSVTHDHELMKDKLFVTYQICSEQNGVVVNNAQIDEDELNKWSCYVDVDINRSEVFLNQQDVAQVKKALSA from the coding sequence ATGAACTTTTTGACAGCAGCTGAAAAGCTGAATAAAGGATTTGCTTTGAAACGTAAAGACTGGTCATTCGAAGGATATATTATAAAAGATGATAAAGGCCGCATTCGATATTTTGATCATAATGAGCCAGCAGTCTACCAGCCGACCATTGAAGATACGCTGGCAGAAGACTGGATTGAAGTAGATAAAGATCGTTGGACAGTTGTTTCCGTTACCCATGATCACGAATTGATGAAAGATAAGTTGTTCGTCACTTATCAAATATGTTCCGAACAAAATGGAGTTGTCGTAAACAACGCCCAAATTGATGAGGACGAGTTAAATAAGTGGTCTTGTTATGTGGATGTGGATATCAATCGCTCGGAAGTATTTTTGAACCAACAGGATGTAGCACAAGTGAAGAAGGCACTTAGTGCATAA
- the rnr gene encoding ribonuclease R, whose protein sequence is MSTDLKQKILNFFKETASKPLSVQELEETLELDNADEFKILMKTLNELEEEGELVRTRKNRFGLPERMNLIRGRIQMHAKGFAFLIPDEEGKDDVYLHHSDLNSAMNNDKVLVRIEKRDEEGHRPEGTVIRILERATTRVVGTYESSRNFGFVIADDKRIPNDIFIPKGQTNGAVDGHKVIVNITKFPEERMSAEGEIVEILGHKNDPGIDIISIIYKHGIKVDFPDEVLEQAANTPDQISEDEIKNRRDLRDETIVTIDGADAKDLDDAVTVKKLGNGNYKLGVHIADVSYYVKENSPIDKEARERATSVYLVDRVIPMIPHRLSNGICSLNPQVDRLTLSCEMEINKSGDVVGHEIFQSVIKTNERMTYKDVNSILEDEDEELMEKYKELVPMFQEMAGLAQTLRKKRMKRGAIDFDFKEAGVVVDEEGKAVDVKLRERSVAERLIEEFMLAANETVAEHFHWMDVPFIHRIHQDPDEEKLQNFFEFVANMGYVVKGTADSVHPQALQKVLEEVKGTQEDMIISKLMLRSMQQAKYDPQSLGHFGLATDFYTHFTSPIRRYPDLIVHRLIRTYLVEDKLDYNTRKHWKDQMPEIARHSSEMERAAVDAERETDDLKKAEFMQDKIGEEFEGVISSITSFGMFVELPNTVEGLVHVSTLTDDYYHFHEKQFAMIGERTGNVFRIGDEVTIRVTNVNLDERVVDFEIDGMKPRKERKRPERPKQIKTDRSPKKKEKKKNKQKGNKPFYRNKGVPKKGRKKKK, encoded by the coding sequence ATGAGTACAGATTTGAAACAGAAAATTTTAAACTTTTTTAAAGAAACTGCATCAAAGCCATTATCCGTACAAGAATTAGAAGAAACCTTGGAACTCGATAATGCCGATGAGTTTAAGATCCTCATGAAAACTCTGAATGAATTAGAAGAAGAAGGAGAGTTAGTCCGGACAAGGAAGAACCGATTTGGACTACCAGAAAGAATGAATTTAATTCGGGGACGCATCCAAATGCACGCCAAAGGGTTTGCGTTTTTAATTCCTGACGAAGAAGGAAAGGATGACGTATACTTACATCATTCTGATCTGAATTCGGCCATGAACAATGACAAGGTGCTAGTCCGAATTGAAAAAAGGGATGAGGAAGGTCACCGACCTGAAGGAACAGTCATCCGTATTTTGGAACGTGCAACGACAAGGGTCGTTGGTACTTACGAATCAAGCAGAAACTTTGGTTTTGTCATAGCGGACGATAAGCGTATACCGAATGACATTTTCATCCCTAAAGGTCAGACGAATGGAGCAGTGGATGGTCATAAGGTTATCGTAAACATAACGAAATTCCCTGAGGAGCGCATGAGTGCAGAAGGGGAAATCGTAGAGATCCTGGGTCACAAGAACGATCCTGGCATCGATATTATTTCCATCATCTATAAGCACGGGATTAAAGTAGATTTTCCTGATGAAGTACTTGAGCAGGCAGCAAATACCCCAGACCAGATCAGCGAAGATGAAATTAAGAATCGCCGTGATCTTCGAGATGAGACCATCGTTACCATCGATGGCGCTGATGCCAAAGACCTCGATGATGCGGTCACAGTGAAAAAACTTGGGAACGGGAACTATAAACTCGGTGTTCATATTGCCGATGTTTCCTATTATGTGAAAGAAAATTCTCCAATAGACAAAGAGGCCAGAGAGCGTGCGACAAGTGTTTACTTAGTGGACCGGGTCATTCCAATGATTCCGCACCGATTATCGAACGGCATCTGTTCATTGAATCCGCAAGTTGATCGCTTGACGCTTTCTTGTGAAATGGAAATCAATAAGAGCGGTGACGTAGTAGGTCACGAGATTTTTCAAAGTGTCATCAAAACAAATGAAAGGATGACGTATAAAGACGTCAACAGTATTCTTGAAGATGAAGACGAAGAGCTGATGGAAAAGTATAAAGAGCTTGTCCCGATGTTTCAGGAAATGGCTGGCTTGGCCCAGACATTGCGTAAGAAGCGTATGAAACGTGGGGCGATCGATTTTGACTTCAAAGAGGCTGGAGTTGTCGTTGATGAAGAAGGGAAAGCGGTCGATGTTAAGCTTCGTGAACGTTCTGTAGCGGAACGTCTAATTGAAGAATTTATGCTTGCCGCCAACGAAACGGTCGCAGAGCATTTTCATTGGATGGACGTACCCTTCATTCATCGTATCCACCAGGATCCAGATGAAGAAAAGCTTCAAAATTTCTTTGAATTTGTTGCCAACATGGGCTATGTAGTGAAGGGTACGGCAGACAGTGTGCACCCTCAGGCCTTACAAAAAGTGCTGGAGGAAGTAAAAGGTACTCAGGAAGATATGATTATCTCGAAGCTTATGCTTCGTTCCATGCAGCAGGCGAAGTATGATCCTCAAAGCCTTGGTCACTTCGGTCTTGCTACGGACTTTTATACTCACTTCACTTCGCCGATCCGCCGCTATCCAGACTTGATTGTACATCGCCTTATCCGTACGTATCTTGTTGAAGACAAGCTGGATTATAATACGCGTAAACACTGGAAGGATCAGATGCCAGAGATCGCGCGTCATTCTTCGGAAATGGAACGTGCTGCAGTAGATGCAGAACGGGAGACCGATGACCTGAAGAAAGCTGAATTCATGCAGGATAAAATCGGTGAAGAATTCGAAGGAGTCATAAGCTCCATTACAAGCTTCGGTATGTTCGTTGAGCTGCCAAATACTGTGGAAGGACTTGTTCACGTCAGTACGCTTACGGACGACTATTACCACTTTCACGAGAAGCAGTTTGCCATGATCGGAGAACGCACAGGGAATGTTTTTCGAATTGGGGATGAAGTGACGATTCGAGTGACAAATGTCAATCTAGATGAGAGAGTTGTCGATTTTGAAATTGACGGAATGAAGCCTAGAAAAGAACGAAAACGTCCTGAACGTCCCAAGCAAATAAAAACGGACCGCTCGCCAAAGAAAAAAGAGAAGAAGAAAAACAAGCAAAAAGGAAATAAACCTTTTTATCGAAACAAAGGCGTTCCTAAAAAAGGGCGTAAGAAGAAAAAATAA
- a CDS encoding NarK family nitrate/nitrite MFS transporter, with product MGEEKMYKGNKKILFLTTFAFFLSFFVWFNMAPFVSTIRDSLQLTTEEIGILLSINVALTIPARIVIGMLVDRFGPKNVYTTLLLIISIPCFWFALADSFWQLFIARAFLSVVGAGFVIGIRMVSEWFPPHQLGLAEGVYGGWGNFGSAAAAFTLPSIALLIGGENGWRYAIALTGVLCIVYAIFYYRSVENTPPGKQFLRPKRNGAMEVTTYRSMFGLILMSIPLYAALALITWQLSLTSLIPTTAAGIIYIILALTYLYNVYKIWSVNRKHLKAGVPREEQYSFKQVAILDFAYAITFGSELAVISMLPMFFEEIFSMSIAQAGMVASSFAFMNLVARPGGGWLSDKFGRKKTLLILLVCLSGAYIGMAQIEASWPIFAAIALTMTCSFFVQAGEGAVFSMVPLVKKRVTGQVAGMVGAYGNVGAVLFLAVLGFLNPSLFFMFIAGSAFFCFLACWFLEEPGASKEMNKEKSKAEKSDKSKEEVAV from the coding sequence ATGGGAGAAGAAAAGATGTACAAAGGTAATAAGAAGATTTTGTTTTTGACGACGTTCGCATTCTTTTTAAGTTTCTTTGTATGGTTTAACATGGCACCATTCGTATCAACAATCCGTGATTCGCTGCAGCTGACAACAGAAGAAATCGGTATATTGCTTTCGATCAATGTTGCCCTCACAATCCCAGCAAGGATTGTGATCGGTATGCTAGTTGATCGGTTTGGTCCAAAAAACGTGTACACCACATTATTGTTAATCATCAGTATTCCTTGCTTTTGGTTCGCTTTAGCAGATTCATTTTGGCAGCTATTTATTGCCCGTGCCTTTCTTTCTGTTGTTGGAGCAGGCTTTGTTATTGGAATTCGGATGGTATCGGAGTGGTTTCCTCCTCACCAGCTAGGACTTGCTGAAGGGGTATACGGGGGTTGGGGAAATTTCGGATCAGCAGCTGCTGCGTTCACCCTTCCATCCATCGCACTTTTGATTGGGGGAGAGAACGGATGGCGTTACGCAATAGCCTTAACTGGCGTCTTATGTATTGTTTATGCCATTTTTTATTATAGATCTGTAGAAAATACACCTCCTGGAAAGCAATTTCTACGCCCAAAACGAAATGGTGCCATGGAAGTCACAACTTACAGAAGCATGTTCGGGCTTATCCTTATGTCTATTCCTTTATATGCGGCTCTTGCGTTAATCACTTGGCAGTTAAGCCTTACATCCCTTATTCCAACAACAGCCGCTGGAATTATATACATCATCCTCGCACTTACCTATTTGTATAACGTCTACAAAATATGGAGCGTTAACCGCAAGCATTTAAAGGCTGGTGTACCAAGAGAAGAGCAATATTCATTCAAACAAGTAGCGATATTGGATTTCGCTTATGCTATTACGTTTGGTTCTGAATTAGCTGTAATTTCCATGCTACCGATGTTTTTCGAAGAGATCTTCAGTATGAGTATTGCCCAAGCGGGAATGGTCGCGAGTTCGTTTGCTTTCATGAATCTTGTCGCACGTCCTGGAGGAGGATGGCTGAGTGATAAATTTGGACGCAAGAAAACTCTCTTGATCCTTTTAGTTTGTTTATCTGGAGCCTATATCGGCATGGCTCAAATCGAGGCAAGCTGGCCAATATTTGCAGCTATTGCATTAACAATGACCTGTTCCTTTTTTGTACAAGCAGGGGAAGGAGCCGTATTTTCAATGGTTCCTCTCGTAAAGAAAAGAGTAACTGGTCAGGTAGCGGGAATGGTTGGGGCTTATGGAAATGTCGGAGCAGTCTTATTTCTTGCAGTTCTCGGGTTTTTAAATCCTTCTCTCTTTTTCATGTTTATCGCAGGCTCAGCTTTTTTCTGTTTTCTCGCCTGCTGGTTCTTAGAAGAACCAGGTGCTTCTAAAGAAATGAACAAAGAGAAAAGTAAAGCTGAGAAATCTGATAAATCCAAAGAGGAAGTTGCTGTATAA